One Pseudomonas muyukensis DNA segment encodes these proteins:
- a CDS encoding methyl-accepting chemotaxis protein, with product MTEMVATAVHEMGLTVQDIARNAGSAAHVSQAARDEALQAREVVRRSVDNIEGMSGEIGRAAEAVAQLADEVASIDEVLAVIRSISEQTNLLALNAAIEAARAGEMGRGFAVVADEVRTLARRTQLSTDEVQQMIQRLKQGAGTAVASMQAGREATGNGVESSQRTGASLGAITDQVERISGMNEQVATATEEQSAVTEEINRNVQGISDLARLTASEVQGCREECQALRGLADDLARQMGGFRL from the coding sequence ATGACCGAGATGGTCGCCACCGCCGTGCATGAAATGGGCCTGACCGTGCAGGACATCGCCCGCAACGCCGGCTCCGCCGCCCACGTTTCGCAGGCGGCGCGCGACGAGGCGTTGCAGGCGCGGGAGGTGGTGCGACGCTCGGTCGACAATATCGAAGGCATGTCCGGGGAAATCGGCCGCGCCGCCGAGGCAGTCGCGCAACTGGCCGACGAAGTCGCCTCGATCGATGAAGTGCTGGCGGTGATCCGCAGCATTTCCGAACAAACCAACCTGCTGGCGCTCAATGCCGCCATCGAGGCCGCTCGGGCCGGCGAGATGGGGCGTGGTTTCGCCGTGGTTGCCGATGAGGTGCGTACCCTGGCGCGGCGTACCCAGCTTTCCACCGACGAAGTGCAGCAGATGATCCAGCGCCTCAAACAGGGTGCAGGTACCGCGGTGGCATCGATGCAGGCCGGGCGCGAGGCGACTGGCAACGGGGTCGAGTCGAGCCAGCGCACCGGGGCTTCGCTGGGGGCGATCACCGACCAGGTCGAGCGCATCAGCGGCATGAACGAGCAGGTGGCTACGGCGACCGAAGAGCAGTCGGCGGTGACCGAGGAGATCAACCGCAACGTGCAAGGGATTTCCGACCTGGCGCGGCTGACGGCCAGCGAAGTGCAGGGGTGTCGCGAGGAGTGCCAGGCATTGCGTGGCCTGGCCGATGACCTGGCGCGGCAGATGGGTGGGTTCAGGCTTTAG
- a CDS encoding cell division protein ZapA: MRLQAQPVNVVSILGNDYSLKAPEGQEETLSQAVRMLNVALAETKRNYPTLIGDKLLVLAALNLCSKQIELQREHAQTLERTQAQIDATVDAISKAVSDV; the protein is encoded by the coding sequence ATGAGACTGCAAGCGCAGCCGGTCAACGTCGTGTCGATCCTGGGCAACGACTATTCGCTCAAGGCGCCTGAAGGCCAGGAGGAAACTCTCTCCCAGGCCGTGCGCATGCTCAACGTTGCCCTGGCTGAAACCAAGCGCAACTACCCGACCCTGATCGGCGACAAGCTGCTGGTGCTGGCGGCCTTGAACCTGTGCTCCAAGCAGATCGAGCTGCAGCGCGAGCACGCCCAGACCCTCGAGCGTACCCAGGCGCAGATCGACGCCACGGTCGATGCCATCAGCAAGGCCGTCTCCGACGTCTGA
- a CDS encoding methyl-accepting chemotaxis protein, whose amino-acid sequence MQDKLRDTLQLIAGSATQLASAAEELNSVTDESARGLQQQNNEIEQAATAVTEMTSAVEEVARNAVSTSEASGEASRSAGDGRDLVMETVGAIERMSGDVQATAKLISQLAEQSRDIGKVLDVIRGLADQTNLLALNAAIEAARAGEAGRGFAVVADEVRALAHRTQQSTSEIERMIGSIQGGTEQAVDSMRTSTERAESTLNIARGAGLALDTIAGAVAQINERNLVIASAAEEQAQVAREVDRNLVNINDLSVQSATGAHQTSAASAELSRLAVDLSGLVARFRT is encoded by the coding sequence ATGCAGGACAAGCTGCGCGACACCCTGCAGCTGATCGCCGGCTCCGCCACCCAGCTGGCCTCCGCCGCCGAGGAGCTGAACAGCGTCACCGACGAAAGCGCCCGTGGCCTGCAGCAGCAGAACAACGAGATCGAGCAGGCCGCCACCGCCGTCACCGAGATGACCAGCGCCGTGGAAGAAGTGGCACGCAATGCCGTGAGCACCTCCGAGGCCTCCGGCGAGGCCAGCCGCTCGGCCGGTGATGGCCGCGACCTGGTGATGGAGACCGTGGGCGCCATCGAGCGCATGAGCGGCGACGTGCAGGCCACCGCCAAGCTGATCAGCCAGCTGGCCGAGCAGTCCCGCGACATTGGCAAGGTGCTCGACGTGATCCGTGGCCTGGCCGACCAGACCAACCTGCTGGCGCTCAACGCCGCGATCGAGGCCGCCCGCGCCGGTGAAGCCGGCCGTGGCTTCGCCGTGGTCGCCGATGAAGTACGCGCCCTGGCCCACCGCACCCAGCAGTCTACCAGCGAGATCGAGCGGATGATCGGCAGCATCCAGGGCGGCACCGAGCAGGCCGTGGACTCGATGCGCACCAGCACCGAACGCGCCGAATCGACCCTGAACATCGCCCGTGGGGCGGGCCTGGCGCTGGACACCATCGCCGGCGCGGTGGCGCAGATCAACGAGCGCAACCTGGTGATCGCCAGCGCCGCCGAGGAGCAGGCCCAGGTGGCCCGCGAGGTGGACCGCAACCTGGTGAACATCAACGACCTGTCGGTGCAGAGCGCCACTGGGGCGCATCAGACCAGCGCGGCAAGCGCCGAGCTGTCGCGCCTGGCAGTGGACCTCAGCGGCCTGGTGGCGCGCTTTCGCACCTGA